The DNA region TATgcatctaataataattaacaatctaGGAAATTGGCCGCCATCAATAACTCTAAAGCAATTTCAGGAGCAATTGGGAACTCTGGAATCTCAGTGGAACTATTCGTATAACGCACTTTGTAAGTAAAGTACATGCAAACTTTTTGCAGCACATGTGACCTGCAACAAAAATTTCAGCAATTAGTATGTTAATAAGACTGTTAATGTTATTGTGTTCCTTGGGATAGGTTCCTGGTTACCTACAGTGAGTCAGTTAGTATGTTTCATGTGCTTTAACAAAGTTGAATCATATTTCAacatataatgtttatttaatgaatatgaaCTCTCACAATTGTGGAAGACTtataaaaactcaacaactttattaaataagtataatattgtGAGTATTAGTAAGTATACATGCCAtgttttagaatttgtttatggtattgtgattctttaaaaattgtataactgATGTAATTCTCATATAGAAACTTGTTTggagtattaaataatgttttgccTAGATGTACAAAGAATAACACTGGACGCATTTCATATAAAGTAttcttttaacaaaaataaataccaccatattaaaaactaatctcACCTTCCAAATCACCAATATAAGGAGTTATTGTGCATGCAAAATTTAAGTTCATTTAATACAAGGAatataaaaccattaaaattcataaaatcttCATATACTGAATATCGAGTTTATAGATTATCCTGAAAAGTAATGTgtgttagaaaataaaaagttcataaaatatataaatattaacacgatctgtaaaatataaacgaaaattaatttgggTATAACCCaccaatcaataaaatattaagaacatATGACTCACATCTATAatcttgatttaaattttattaaatggctTTATGGAATCACTTTCTTTAAAGCAGGCTGCAAAtgtattgaacaattttagaaaaactagGATTACACGTAGGcaagttaatatattttttttaatgcatcaaattataattttaaatgtattaaaaaaatacttacggAATTTCTCTAAAGTTAACTTCGTTTGCTTCATTCTCGGCAAACTGACCTGGTCCACTCAACATAGCTTTTATTGTTCCTGAGGTCAATGCATGCTcccttttaacaataaattcgtGCCCGTCAGACGAAATTAACTTAACATACATAGCATCCGGACCTTCGCAGCCTCCATACACTCTCTCTGGGGCTTTATCTTCGGATATATCGGTCATTTTCACCTAAAAAAAATGACGATCACAAATTTGTTAGTATATACAAGAAGCACCGTCGCTTAGTAGGCTCATACTGTATTCATAATATAACGATTTTCGAGCGGTAAACGcttgaaaaattacaataaaactaaGCGGAATCCACTGGAAACAAATGATTGTGGACAGGAATATGGACTGCGGGCCCCAAATAACGCAACCGATAGcagattaaaaacaaaacctTGAACGCCAAATTTTGTGTCCGCAGCTAACTTCGTGCGGGGTTAACCTAAAAGCCTCCCCACTTGACACCCATGCACAAATGGcgtaaaattgtaaacattgaattttgacattttggcattttatttagacattacgttaatcaaaattataattagaatacaaCTAATCGAATTGTCGAAATTGAGCAATATGAGCTCTCTTAGATGCATATAAAATCCAAAAGTTATGTAACAAAccttatatataaatcaaaagtttaataatggaTGAGGTATTATTCAGGAGTAGCCgctcatttgaaaatttgcaGGTAATGAaagatgaaatattataatttcagaaatttttaaCGGGATGTTTTAGGTACAACTTGAAATAGTGGCCAACAAAAGCAAGGATCTCTTTAATCAGCAGTTAATAACGATTAAGGCTTTTATAGCAAAAGTGATAGAAAGCTCGAAATTCGATTCAATTAGATGTCagattaacaatatttctgttttaattattaaattagtaaacgatgctaaaaacttaattatttatgtaacaaaTCCAAGACGTATCAGCCACATTTTACATAATCTCtttaatcaaaaatgtaaGTGAACATAATGTAAGTTGTgaattgtcattttatttctgaatttaCAGGGACAAAAAGAGAAATTGGTTTCTGCTGTGCAGGAATAGTTTTAGGCACTATAGCAGGTATTGCAATAGGGTTGATGAtgtcagaaaaaaaaactgagtTTCGATATATGCAGGCAGTACAATGCTGTAATTATGAAGGAACTGaggtattttttgacattcattACACTTTagataaactgaaaattatggcatgaaacaaatttttaactttaactaaAGCATTCcaaatcaagtaaaaattaattcttacaattttttaatctaattttgttGTATAGTCAATATTTTCTATGGAAGTCTCTTAGCTATCACTTAACACTATTCTTTACaagtaatcaaaataaataatggtagAATCATACACTACTATTACTGATTAGAACTATAAAACTCACTTTTATCTActgtataacaataaaataaatcaataaaaaccaaacaTGTATACATAACAGAATTGTGGATGGAAAAGTGatgaaagttatttatacAACTAAATTATGTAGACATGTGGaggttttcaatatattttcttcCACCAGGtgcattgatattttataaccaGTTGTAACCAGTAACCATAACAGcatatattttacatgtttcttaattttagaatgtTCAAGTTGTTGAAGATGCAAAATCGCCCTATGAATGCAAAGACAACGAAGTACTTATTACAGTTAAATCGTCTTCCGTGCATATCATAGATGCTCAAATTTGTTCAGGGTACGGACGTCACCTGAGACGAATCTTAGGACGACTGTTTAATGTAAGTTATGTTGAACTCTCAATGGTAATAATTAAGATATGgcatgttaaaaataacattttaaaatttttgtgccCCATTATCTCTAAAAAACATGGACaggagaatatttattttattgttttgttctcAAATGCATACGATTATGTGATTtgatataaatagtttaattaacttgTATGTGACTAATTACTTGTATCCATTTAATTGCATcgtaatatatcaaatattttctcactAATAAATAAGCTATCGCCTGGTGACACTTGTCTACTTAGATACTCCATTCATACATACACACATTCaccaatatataaatataaatatttcatcacCTGTTTATCTTCAACTTCTTGTACTTGCATATTTACAATCACCAAAAACTTTACTTATATAATAAGAATCAACCCAAAACACACTTATTAGCTTACTAATCTTGTGTTTCCAAtctgttcaaataaattcttcaCTTCCACACTAATCTGGAAAGAATCAAACAATCAGTACCaacatactaaaattaattttacattctttttttattttcaatttagtgTGGTTTTGAAAATTAGAATGTTTGTAGTAGTGTGCGGCGGTTACTTATGTCAAATCAAAGAAGCGACCTGTTGAGATAGcttattttacactaaaataataattaaaaatatattttaaaatttaaaaattaaaataattaaaaatataaataaaattaatcattaattgtttataaaaattatgtgaagATGATTGCAATCTATCCACCATTTCATTTTCGTGTGATGTGATGTTGTAGAATAAAAGACTTGACAAACCTTTTTCTGTtaacatttgttaatatttaaaatttcatttcaagaaaaaataaattattcgtttACGTTTaagtagtaataataatatcaaactgactaaacaatattgttaataaccctttgagtttttttaaattttgttaatatattggaGTACAagaggaataaaataaatattctaataaaaactgaGTAGTTTTTGAACGTACGAACGTTAATTCATGtgtgtatattataaaaatatattaagtatatttaaaagtattaaggGTTTCAATATTTAGCAGTGATTCTGTCACACcctatagaatattttacgtATTGTAAGCGTGtttgtgtgtttttattaatattgttatataaattttcacaaaaaataaggAATTTGAACACCGAAGAAGTACTTAGGTTTTTAAtggttatttcttaaaaatatatactattttactttttattttatataaaatttaaaaaaaatgtaatgataACATAACACTCCTAATGGTTTTTATAAGACAGCAAAAATGTGTGtcaatttttctaatagttttaatgcatctttaattttcaaattattaatatacattggGATCAGAGAAATGGCATAAATTACtatcatacataaaaatacatatattatatctCTCATGGTATCTATATACATGGAGCAGtccattttactaataattagtCCCATAtcatttaaagaaaaagaacATCAAATCACAACGTTTCAACGACTGACTcgacttaattaattcattttttatttgcctagaAGACAAGAAACGATCTTGTTTAGTGATTCTTCTGATTTGTCTGTCTATAAAAGGAGTTGCTTTGTTCagacattttcttattgtattttcaaatgagtatcttaagtttttagcgatatcagcaatatttaaatgttgatgtttcatgttaattattatttacatcatATCTGGAGTTCaatgtttctttaatttaagttaatcaATGATTTCAATTTCTAATTTGTGTGTTTAAGGTAATATCTCCatcgttttaaaaatgtgtggcaaaaattttgaacccatttatgaaatatcttgtaaaatgtttaattttaaattttgtgctatttctCTGACCATCTGTGTATATCAATCCAGTTTAGTTGAAGCTATTGGTCCCATTAGAAGTACCTTAAAGTGATGAGTGTAGTCACCTTATATCGAAAATATTCGCTTACAAGACCATACTAATTTTACCCATATttcaaaacaacattttatctaaattatccTTATTATTCACAGCAATCGAAATGCGATATTCCAGTAACTCTGGGTAGAGATTGTTCTGGAATAGTGACTGATTTAGGTAGCCAAGTTAATGAGTTAGAGGTAGGTGACGAAGTATGGGCAGTAGTTCCTTTCTGGTCACAAGGTGTCATGTCTCAAACTGTTTTGGTGCCAAATTATAGAGTTTCCAAAAAACCTAAGAATATTGGTTTCACTGGAGCCTCTAGTTTACCATATGCAGGATGCTTGGCTCTTGCAGTACTCAAACAGGCCAATATTAATGCGCGCAATGCTCAACATAGAAAGTAAGTATTATTCATTGCAAGATTAACTATATACAAAACTAAATTTGGCTTTTTCTATGAAAATTCATTTACCAATTAGATAACATATAAAACGATGGTGATAGTGAAAgactgataaaaaaaattccattCAGTTTTTCAGTTCATTCTATTTTCATTTAAGA from Aethina tumida isolate Nest 87 chromosome 1, icAetTumi1.1, whole genome shotgun sequence includes:
- the LOC109595826 gene encoding elongin-C isoform X1 → MQVQEVEDKQVKMTDISEDKAPERVYGGCEGPDAMYVKLISSDGHEFIVKREHALTSGTIKAMLSGPGQFAENEANEVNFREIPSHVLQKVCMYFTYKVRYTNSSTEIPEFPIAPEIALELLMAANFLDC
- the LOC109595826 gene encoding elongin-C isoform X2; translated protein: MNTVKMTDISEDKAPERVYGGCEGPDAMYVKLISSDGHEFIVKREHALTSGTIKAMLSGPGQFAENEANEVNFREIPSHVLQKVCMYFTYKVRYTNSSTEIPEFPIAPEIALELLMAANFLDC
- the LOC109595825 gene encoding reticulon-4-interacting protein 1, mitochondrial, producing MDEVLFRSSRSFENLQVQLEIVANKSKDLFNQQLITIKAFIAKVIESSKFDSIRCQINNISVLIIKLVNDAKNLIIYVTNPRRISHILHNLFNQKWTKREIGFCCAGIVLGTIAGIAIGLMMSEKKTEFRYMQAVQCCNYEGTENVQVVEDAKSPYECKDNEVLITVKSSSVHIIDAQICSGYGRHLRRILGRLFNQSKCDIPVTLGRDCSGIVTDLGSQVNELEVGDEVWAVVPFWSQGVMSQTVLVPNYRVSKKPKNIGFTGASSLPYAGCLALAVLKQANINARNAQHRKVFILGGCTPVGCVLIQLLRHWKAHVTTTCHQRALPVAKALGAVDVILVDSPTSMVNGTQTESEFPLDKISLCKELELKEYKYDVIVKATETSLSDDQLKAFCKEGGDVISVTPPKHSSDSMGYFGLLIFGLYVRCKYYLLRPFGLHLNYFDETHFCSASLDQLSEFVETGLVKTVVDKVYSPQDIESALTHVQSTRSIGSTIITFR